In Xanthomonas sacchari, a genomic segment contains:
- the pdxY gene encoding pyridoxal kinase gives MNAADASADSHLIHGRRQRPDGPTPVDVISVQSQLVYGHAGNSAAVPPLRALGLRVAEIPTTLLSNAPFYATLRGKVLPSDWFADLLLGASERGLPQRARMLVSGYFGSVGNGAAFADWLDATLPQCPTLRYCLDPVIGDTHTGPYVEPGLEAIFAERLLPHAWLVTPNAFELGRLTGMPALAQDEAIAAARVLLARGPQWVLAHSVGGDAGQLVTLAVSRDAVYRWGSPLLPVDVAGTGDVLMALLVAFLLRGEAFEAAIGRAIAGVHAALEATLVADVEELDVLAAAPAALATPLRFVAERLA, from the coding sequence ATGAACGCAGCCGACGCCTCCGCAGACAGTCATCTCATCCATGGCCGCCGCCAGCGGCCCGACGGGCCGACGCCGGTCGATGTCATTTCCGTGCAGTCGCAACTCGTCTACGGCCACGCCGGCAACAGCGCGGCGGTGCCGCCATTGCGCGCGCTGGGCCTGCGCGTGGCCGAAATCCCGACCACGCTGCTGAGCAATGCGCCGTTCTACGCCACGCTGCGCGGCAAGGTGCTGCCGTCGGACTGGTTCGCCGATCTGCTGCTCGGCGCCAGCGAGCGCGGCCTGCCGCAACGCGCGCGCATGCTGGTCTCCGGCTACTTCGGCAGCGTCGGCAATGGCGCGGCCTTCGCCGACTGGCTCGACGCCACGCTGCCGCAGTGCCCGACGCTGCGCTACTGCCTGGACCCGGTGATCGGCGATACGCACACCGGTCCCTACGTGGAGCCGGGCCTGGAAGCGATCTTCGCCGAGCGCCTGTTGCCGCATGCATGGCTGGTGACGCCGAACGCGTTCGAACTCGGCCGCCTGACCGGCATGCCGGCGCTGGCCCAGGACGAGGCGATCGCCGCGGCGCGGGTGTTGCTGGCGCGCGGGCCGCAGTGGGTGCTCGCGCACAGCGTCGGCGGCGATGCCGGGCAACTGGTGACGCTGGCGGTGAGCCGCGACGCGGTCTACCGCTGGGGTTCGCCGTTGCTGCCGGTGGACGTGGCCGGCACCGGCGATGTGCTGATGGCGCTGCTGGTGGCGTTCCTGTTGCGCGGCGAGGCGTTCGAGGCGGCGATCGGCCGCGCCATCGCCGGCGTGCATGCGGCGCTGGAGGCGACCCTGGTCGCGGACGTGGAGGAACTGGACGTGCTGGCGGCGGCGCCGGCGGCGCTGGCCACCCCGCTGCGCTTCGTCGCCGAGCGCCTGGCGTGA
- the hrcA gene encoding heat-inducible transcriptional repressor HrcA, with translation MRASQVHSSLDPRARQLLRTLISRYIRDGEPVGSQTLARHAGLDVSPATIRNILADLEDAGLLSSPHTSAGRVPTATGYRVFVDSLVQMRPPAEGEVARLRAEMASAAGTQALLGSASELLSAMTHFVGVVSAPKREQFAFRHIDFVPLDARRVLAILVFADNEVQNRVIEPRKAYEPAELERVANYLNRHFAGRALADIRASLLRDLRHARDEMEQLLAHSVELAEQALAPAGDDVVLAGQTKLMGVQDLSDLERLRELFEVFASKREILQLLERTIRAPGVRIFIGEETGMVPLKSVSLVTAPYMAGGQVLGVLGVIGPKRMDYDRVIPLVQTAADVLGARLDPAPPSDR, from the coding sequence ATGCGCGCTTCCCAGGTCCATTCCAGCCTCGATCCGCGTGCCCGGCAGCTGCTGCGGACGCTGATCTCGCGCTATATCCGCGACGGCGAGCCGGTCGGCTCGCAGACCCTGGCCCGGCATGCCGGGCTGGACGTGAGCCCGGCGACGATCCGCAACATCCTCGCCGACCTGGAGGACGCCGGCCTGCTCAGCTCGCCGCACACCTCGGCCGGACGCGTGCCCACCGCCACCGGCTACCGGGTGTTCGTCGACAGCCTGGTGCAGATGCGCCCGCCCGCCGAAGGCGAGGTGGCGCGGCTGCGCGCGGAGATGGCCAGCGCCGCCGGTACTCAGGCGCTGCTGGGCAGCGCCTCGGAACTGCTGTCGGCCATGACCCACTTCGTTGGCGTGGTCAGCGCGCCCAAGCGCGAGCAGTTCGCGTTCCGGCATATCGACTTCGTGCCGCTGGACGCGCGGCGGGTGCTGGCGATCCTGGTGTTCGCCGACAACGAGGTGCAGAACCGGGTCATCGAGCCGCGCAAGGCCTACGAACCGGCCGAGCTGGAGCGGGTGGCCAACTATCTGAACCGCCATTTCGCCGGGCGGGCGCTGGCCGACATCCGCGCCAGCCTGCTGCGCGACCTGCGCCATGCGCGCGACGAGATGGAGCAGTTGCTGGCGCACAGCGTCGAGCTGGCCGAGCAGGCGCTGGCCCCGGCCGGCGACGACGTGGTGCTGGCCGGGCAGACCAAGCTGATGGGCGTGCAGGACCTGTCGGACCTGGAGCGGCTGCGCGAGCTGTTCGAGGTCTTCGCCAGCAAGCGCGAGATCCTGCAACTGCTCGAGCGCACCATCCGCGCCCCGGGCGTGCGCATCTTCATCGGCGAGGAGACCGGCATGGTGCCGCTGAAGAGCGTGTCGCTGGTGACCGCCCCGTACATGGCCGGCGGCCAGGTGCTGGGCGTGCTCGGGGTGATCGGCCCCAAGCGCATGGACTACGACCGCGTCATCCCCCTGGTGCAGACCGCCGCCGACGTCCTCGGCGCCCGCCTGGACCCGGCCCCGCCCAGCGACCGCTGA
- the dnaJ gene encoding molecular chaperone DnaJ, whose amino-acid sequence MSKRDYYEVLGVARTASDDELKKAYRRCAMKYHPDRNPGDQAAEAAFKECKEAYEVLSDGNRRRMYDAHGHAAFEHGMGGMGGGPGGPDMGDIFGDIFGNIFGGAGGGGRAPRRGADIGYVLELDLEEAVAGIERRIEIPTLSECEHCHGSGSEDGKVETCGTCHGRGQVRIQRGIFAMQQTCPHCAGRGQIVQNPCGVCRGAGRVEETKVLSVKIPAGVDNGDRIRLSGEGEAGPAGTPPGDLYVEVRVREHAIFQRDGDDLHCEVPIRISQAALGDTVRVATLGGEAEIRIPAETQTGKLFRLRGKGVRSVRSRSEGDLYCRVVVETPINLTADQRKLLEQFESTFTGEDARKHSPKSATFIDGVKGFWDRMTS is encoded by the coding sequence ATGAGCAAACGCGACTATTACGAAGTGCTGGGTGTGGCCCGCACCGCCAGCGACGACGAGCTGAAGAAGGCCTATCGCCGTTGCGCGATGAAGTACCACCCGGACCGCAATCCCGGCGACCAAGCCGCCGAGGCCGCGTTCAAGGAATGCAAGGAAGCCTACGAGGTGCTGTCCGACGGCAACCGCCGGCGCATGTACGACGCGCACGGCCACGCCGCGTTCGAGCACGGGATGGGCGGCATGGGCGGCGGTCCCGGCGGCCCGGACATGGGCGATATCTTCGGCGACATCTTCGGCAACATCTTCGGCGGGGCCGGCGGTGGCGGGCGTGCGCCGCGGCGTGGCGCCGACATCGGCTACGTGCTGGAGCTGGACCTGGAGGAAGCGGTGGCCGGCATCGAGCGCCGCATCGAGATTCCGACCCTGAGCGAGTGCGAGCACTGCCACGGCAGCGGCTCGGAGGACGGCAAGGTCGAGACCTGCGGCACCTGCCACGGGCGCGGCCAGGTGCGCATCCAGCGCGGCATCTTCGCCATGCAGCAGACCTGCCCGCATTGCGCCGGTCGCGGCCAGATCGTGCAGAACCCGTGCGGCGTGTGCCGCGGCGCCGGGCGCGTGGAAGAGACCAAGGTGCTGTCGGTGAAGATTCCCGCCGGCGTCGACAACGGCGACCGCATCCGCCTTTCGGGCGAGGGCGAGGCCGGTCCGGCCGGTACCCCGCCGGGCGATCTGTACGTGGAAGTGCGGGTGCGCGAGCATGCGATCTTCCAGCGCGACGGCGACGACCTGCACTGCGAGGTGCCGATCCGCATCTCGCAGGCGGCCCTGGGCGACACCGTGCGCGTGGCCACCCTCGGCGGCGAGGCGGAGATCCGCATTCCCGCCGAGACCCAGACCGGCAAGCTGTTCCGCCTGCGCGGCAAGGGCGTGCGCTCGGTGCGCAGCCGCAGCGAAGGCGACCTGTACTGCCGGGTGGTGGTGGAGACGCCGATCAACCTCACCGCCGACCAGCGCAAGCTGCTGGAGCAGTTCGAGTCCACCTTCACCGGCGAGGACGCGCGCAAGCATTCGCCGAAGTCGGCGACCTTCATCGATGGGGTGAAGGGGTTCTGGGATCGGATGACGTCGTAA
- a CDS encoding RNA polymerase sigma factor: MDAPVEASDEALMLAYAAGDARAFETLYLRHRGRLYQYLLRQLRDRALAEELFQDVWQRVIAARLDWQPQAAFSTWLLRIAHNRLGDHWRAAKHRPPAPADADLRTARVQDPDTPERQLSAFEQRRQLQLALDALPEEQRDVLLLRLEQELSLDEIGQITGVGRETVKSRLRYAMDKLRARLGG, encoded by the coding sequence GTGGACGCCCCGGTCGAAGCGAGCGACGAAGCCCTGATGCTGGCCTACGCGGCCGGCGATGCGCGCGCGTTCGAGACGCTGTATCTGCGCCACCGCGGCCGCCTGTACCAGTACCTGCTGCGACAGCTGCGCGATCGCGCGCTGGCCGAAGAACTGTTCCAGGACGTGTGGCAGCGGGTGATCGCCGCCCGCCTGGACTGGCAGCCGCAGGCCGCGTTCAGCACCTGGCTGCTGCGCATTGCCCACAATCGCTTGGGCGACCATTGGCGCGCGGCCAAGCATCGCCCGCCGGCGCCGGCCGACGCCGACCTGCGCACCGCCCGCGTGCAGGACCCCGACACCCCGGAGCGGCAACTGTCCGCCTTCGAACAACGGCGCCAGCTGCAACTGGCGCTGGATGCGCTTCCCGAGGAGCAACGCGACGTGCTGCTGCTGCGCCTGGAGCAGGAACTGAGCCTGGACGAGATCGGGCAGATCACCGGCGTCGGCCGCGAGACGGTCAAGTCGCGGCTGCGCTATGCGATGGACAAACTGCGCGCGAGGCTGGGCGGATGA
- a CDS encoding IMPACT family protein: protein MPDTLPHPVSHSVEIKHSRFVAHAAPIADAGAALAFVQQVSVADATHNCWAYRHGDEYRSSDDGEPAGTAGRPILAAIDGQGFDRVVVVVTRWYGGIKLGAGGLVRAYGGTAAECLRLAPRQPLLALSLLTLHCGFDDLGAVHAALGACAAEKLDERFDAGGAELRLRLPSDRVDALKTRLRDATRNRVRCSEPAPA, encoded by the coding sequence ATGCCCGATACGCTCCCGCACCCCGTCAGCCACAGCGTGGAGATCAAGCACAGCCGCTTCGTGGCCCACGCCGCGCCGATCGCCGACGCCGGCGCGGCCCTGGCGTTCGTGCAGCAGGTCTCGGTGGCCGACGCCACCCACAATTGCTGGGCCTACCGCCATGGCGACGAGTACCGCTCCAGCGACGACGGCGAGCCCGCCGGCACCGCCGGCCGGCCGATTCTGGCGGCGATCGACGGCCAAGGCTTCGACCGCGTGGTGGTGGTGGTGACGCGCTGGTACGGCGGCATCAAGCTCGGTGCCGGCGGCCTGGTCCGCGCCTACGGCGGCACCGCCGCCGAATGCCTGCGCCTGGCGCCACGGCAACCGCTGCTGGCGCTGAGCCTGCTGACCCTGCACTGCGGCTTCGACGACCTGGGCGCGGTGCATGCGGCGCTGGGCGCCTGCGCCGCGGAAAAACTCGACGAACGCTTCGATGCCGGCGGCGCCGAACTGCGCCTGCGCCTGCCCAGCGATCGGGTGGACGCCTTGAAAACCCGCCTGCGCGACGCCACTCGCAATCGGGTCCGCTGTTCGGAACCCGCTCCCGCATGA
- a CDS encoding prephenate dehydrogenase: MSLRPVVGIVGSAGAYGRWLGRFFRERMQLEVVGHDPADPQSLAPEALLQQAQVLIFSAPIRHTPTLIGDYVQRAGGRERGQLWLDVTSVKAGPVAAMLASQAEVAGLHPMTAPPKSPTLKGRVLVVCEARVAQWQPWLQQMCAALEGECVRTTPEHHDRVMALVQAMVHATHLAQAGVLRAHAPALGPLQALLPYRSASFELDTAIIARILALNPAIYEDIQFGNPHVGDVLDGLIAQLSRLRAQVGRGDDAARAQFRAEFLDANRQALGEAAIAQGNYSYERVGYLLADLTEQAALSVYLPEDRAGSLRALLHVFERHGVNLASIHSSRTQAGELHFRLGFDPASDAAAVRMAAAEIDASGIGRVLAG; encoded by the coding sequence GTGAGCCTGCGCCCGGTCGTCGGCATCGTCGGCAGCGCCGGTGCCTACGGGCGCTGGCTGGGCCGTTTCTTCCGCGAGCGCATGCAACTGGAGGTGGTCGGCCACGATCCGGCCGACCCGCAGTCGCTGGCGCCGGAGGCGCTGCTGCAACAGGCGCAGGTGCTGATCTTCTCCGCTCCGATCCGCCACACCCCGACGTTGATCGGCGACTACGTGCAGCGCGCCGGCGGCCGCGAGCGCGGCCAGCTGTGGCTGGACGTCACCTCGGTCAAGGCCGGACCGGTGGCGGCGATGCTGGCCTCGCAGGCGGAAGTGGCCGGGCTGCACCCGATGACCGCGCCGCCCAAGTCGCCCACGCTCAAGGGCCGCGTGCTGGTGGTATGCGAGGCGCGCGTGGCGCAGTGGCAGCCCTGGCTGCAGCAGATGTGCGCGGCGCTGGAAGGCGAGTGCGTGCGCACCACGCCCGAGCACCACGACCGGGTGATGGCGTTGGTGCAGGCGATGGTCCACGCCACGCACCTGGCCCAGGCGGGCGTGCTGCGCGCGCATGCGCCGGCGCTGGGGCCGTTGCAGGCCTTGCTGCCGTACCGCTCGGCCTCGTTCGAGCTGGATACCGCGATCATCGCGCGCATCCTGGCCCTGAATCCTGCCATCTACGAGGACATCCAGTTCGGCAATCCGCATGTCGGCGACGTGCTGGACGGCTTGATCGCGCAACTGTCGCGGCTGCGCGCGCAGGTCGGCCGCGGCGACGACGCGGCGCGCGCGCAGTTCCGCGCCGAGTTCCTCGACGCCAACCGGCAGGCGCTGGGCGAGGCGGCGATCGCGCAAGGCAACTACAGCTACGAGCGCGTCGGTTACCTGCTGGCCGATCTGACCGAGCAGGCCGCGCTCAGCGTGTACCTGCCGGAAGACCGCGCCGGCTCGCTGCGCGCGCTGTTGCACGTGTTCGAGCGCCACGGGGTCAACCTGGCCTCGATCCATTCCTCGCGTACCCAGGCGGGGGAGCTGCATTTCCGGCTCGGCTTCGATCCTGCCAGCGACGCGGCGGCGGTGCGCATGGCCGCCGCGGAGATCGACGCCAGCGGGATCGGGCGGGTGCTGGCGGGCTGA
- the grpE gene encoding nucleotide exchange factor GrpE, with protein sequence MTQEHPEFDSEHLTEAQQPSTDPLQAEVETLRSELALVKADVLRERADLENQRKRIARDVEQARKFANERLLGDLLPVFDSLDAGLAAAGSEPSPLRDGLELTYKQLLKVAADNGLTLLDPTGQLFNPDHHQAISQAEAEGVAPGHVIQVFQKGYLLNERLLRPALVVVAKHD encoded by the coding sequence ATGACGCAAGAGCACCCCGAATTCGATTCCGAACACCTCACCGAGGCGCAGCAGCCCTCGACCGATCCGCTGCAGGCGGAAGTGGAGACGCTGCGCAGCGAGCTGGCGCTGGTCAAGGCCGACGTCCTGCGCGAGCGGGCCGACCTGGAGAACCAGCGCAAGCGCATCGCCCGCGACGTGGAGCAGGCGCGCAAGTTCGCCAACGAGCGCCTGCTCGGCGACCTGTTGCCGGTGTTCGACAGTCTGGACGCGGGGCTGGCCGCGGCCGGCAGCGAGCCCAGCCCGCTGCGCGACGGCCTGGAGCTGACCTACAAGCAGTTGCTGAAGGTCGCCGCCGACAACGGCCTGACCCTGCTGGACCCGACCGGGCAGCTGTTCAACCCGGACCACCACCAGGCGATCAGCCAGGCCGAGGCCGAGGGCGTCGCCCCGGGCCACGTGATCCAGGTGTTCCAGAAGGGCTACCTGCTCAACGAGCGCCTGCTGCGCCCGGCGCTGGTCGTGGTCGCCAAGCACGACTGA
- the dnaK gene encoding molecular chaperone DnaK, whose protein sequence is MGKIIGIDLGTTNSCVAIMDGGKARVIENSEGDRTTPSIVAYTKDGEVLVGASAKRQAVTNPKNTFYAVKRLIGRKFTDAEVQKDIGLVPYGIVQHDNGDAWVATADGRKLAPQEISAQVLEKMKKTAEAFLGETVTEAVITVPAYFNDSQRQATKDAGRIAGLDVKRIINEPTAAALAYGLDKAQGGDRKIAVYDLGGGTFDVSIIEIANVDGEKQFEVLATNGDTFLGGEDFDKRVIDYLVEEFNKDQGIDLRKDPLALQRLKDAAERAKIELSSSQQTEVNLPYVTADASGPKHLNIKLTRAKLEALVEDLVKRTIDPCRTALNDAGLRASDITEVILVGGQTRMPKVQQAVAEFFGKEPRKDVNPDEAVALGAAIQGGVLAGDVKDVLLLDVTPLSLGIETLGGVFTKIIEKNTTIPTKASQVFSTAEDNQSAVTVHVLQGEREQARFNKSLAKFDLSGIEPAPRGLPQVEVSFDIDANGILHVSAKDKKTNKEQKVEIKAGSGLSDDEIQRMVADAEANREEDKKFHELVQARNQADGLIHATRSAITEHGSKVGGDVIGKVESALADLETAMKGDDKGQIEAKTKALEEAGQSLYAAAAAGEQQPGGNAGGGAHASAPSDDVVDAEFTEVKDDKKA, encoded by the coding sequence ATGGGCAAGATCATCGGCATCGACCTGGGCACCACCAACTCGTGCGTGGCGATCATGGACGGCGGCAAGGCGCGCGTCATCGAGAATTCCGAGGGTGACCGCACCACGCCTTCGATCGTCGCCTACACCAAGGACGGCGAAGTACTGGTGGGCGCCTCGGCCAAGCGCCAGGCTGTCACCAACCCCAAGAACACCTTCTACGCGGTCAAGCGCCTGATCGGCCGCAAGTTCACCGACGCCGAAGTGCAGAAGGACATCGGCCTGGTGCCGTACGGCATTGTCCAGCACGACAACGGCGACGCCTGGGTGGCCACCGCCGACGGCCGCAAGCTGGCGCCGCAGGAAATCTCCGCGCAGGTGCTGGAGAAGATGAAGAAGACCGCCGAGGCGTTCCTGGGCGAGACCGTCACCGAGGCGGTCATCACCGTGCCGGCGTACTTCAACGACAGCCAGCGCCAGGCGACCAAGGACGCCGGCCGCATCGCCGGCCTGGACGTCAAGCGCATCATCAACGAGCCGACCGCGGCCGCGCTGGCCTACGGCCTGGACAAGGCCCAGGGCGGTGACCGCAAGATCGCGGTGTACGACCTGGGCGGCGGCACCTTCGACGTGTCGATCATCGAGATCGCCAACGTCGACGGCGAGAAGCAGTTCGAAGTGCTGGCCACCAACGGCGACACCTTCCTGGGCGGCGAAGACTTCGACAAGCGCGTCATCGACTACCTCGTCGAAGAGTTCAACAAGGACCAGGGCATCGACCTGCGCAAGGATCCGCTGGCGCTGCAGCGCCTGAAGGACGCCGCCGAGCGCGCCAAGATCGAACTGTCGTCCTCGCAGCAGACCGAGGTCAACCTGCCGTACGTCACCGCCGACGCGTCGGGCCCGAAGCACCTCAACATCAAGCTGACCCGGGCCAAGCTCGAGGCGCTGGTGGAGGACCTGGTCAAGCGCACCATCGACCCGTGCCGCACCGCGCTGAACGACGCCGGCCTGCGCGCCAGCGACATCACCGAGGTGATCCTGGTCGGTGGCCAGACCCGCATGCCGAAGGTGCAGCAGGCCGTGGCCGAGTTCTTCGGCAAGGAACCGCGCAAGGACGTCAACCCGGACGAGGCCGTGGCGCTGGGCGCCGCGATCCAGGGCGGCGTGCTGGCCGGCGACGTCAAGGACGTGCTGCTGCTCGACGTGACCCCGCTGAGCCTGGGCATCGAGACCCTGGGCGGCGTGTTCACCAAGATCATCGAGAAGAACACCACCATCCCGACCAAGGCCTCGCAGGTGTTCTCCACCGCCGAGGACAACCAGTCGGCGGTGACCGTGCACGTGCTGCAGGGCGAGCGCGAGCAGGCCCGCTTCAACAAGTCGCTGGCCAAGTTCGACCTGTCCGGCATCGAGCCGGCGCCGCGCGGCCTGCCGCAGGTGGAGGTGTCCTTCGACATCGACGCCAACGGCATCCTGCACGTGTCGGCCAAGGACAAGAAGACCAACAAGGAACAGAAGGTCGAGATCAAGGCCGGTTCCGGCCTGTCGGACGATGAGATCCAGCGGATGGTCGCCGACGCGGAAGCCAACCGCGAGGAAGACAAGAAGTTCCACGAGCTGGTGCAGGCGCGCAACCAGGCCGACGGCCTGATCCACGCCACCCGCAGCGCGATCACCGAGCACGGCAGCAAGGTCGGCGGTGACGTGATCGGCAAGGTCGAGTCGGCGCTGGCGGATCTGGAAACCGCGATGAAGGGCGACGACAAGGGCCAGATCGAGGCCAAGACCAAGGCGCTGGAAGAGGCCGGTCAGTCGCTGTACGCGGCCGCGGCCGCCGGCGAGCAGCAGCCGGGCGGCAACGCCGGCGGCGGCGCGCACGCCTCGGCCCCGTCCGACGACGTGGTGGACGCCGAGTTCACCGAGGTCAAGGACGACAAGAAGGCGTGA
- a CDS encoding ABC transporter transmembrane domain-containing protein, producing MNTPSADQAKSLRRLGSLRTLWPFVRRRRGLLIAWLVALAISSSATLSLPVAVRQMIDHGFSDSSRINQSFALLFAVALVLAVATATRFYFVSLLGEKVVADLRERLYAHLIGLHAGFHDRNRSGELVSRLSADSELLRGVIGSTMSVALRSTVTAIGSVVMLCVTSPHLAAYTLLGIPLAVLPIVLGARRLQKISRASQDRVADANTLAAETLGAVRTVQAYAREGYERGRFGEALAQTVAVARRRVGAQAMITAAAIVLIFGAIVLVLWSGAHEVAAGELSAGALGQFVLYAMFGGGSVASLAEVWNDLQRAAGGMGRIAELFQERPEVVAPAQPCALPQPLRGEVRFDNVSFRYPQRPDHPALDGFDLHVRPGESVALVGPSGAGKSTVLALLMRFHDPQSGSVQVDGLDLRTLDPSQLRAAIGLVPQHPTLFAASAADNIRYGRLEASEAEVEAAARAAEADTFLQQLPDGYASELGERGARLSGGQQQRIAIARALLKDAPILLLDEATSALDAQSEHAVQHAVERLMAGRTTLVIAHRLATVLKADRIVVMDHGRIIAQGTHAQLLAQGGLYAELARLQFID from the coding sequence ATGAACACCCCGTCGGCCGACCAGGCCAAGTCGCTGCGCAGGCTCGGCAGCCTGCGCACCCTGTGGCCGTTCGTGCGACGCCGGCGCGGCCTGCTGATCGCCTGGCTGGTGGCGCTGGCGATCTCTTCCAGCGCCACGCTGAGCCTGCCGGTGGCGGTGCGGCAGATGATCGACCATGGCTTCAGCGACAGCAGCCGCATCAACCAGTCCTTCGCCCTGCTGTTCGCGGTCGCGCTGGTGCTGGCGGTGGCCACCGCCACGCGCTTCTACTTCGTGTCGCTGCTCGGCGAGAAGGTCGTCGCCGACCTGCGCGAGCGCCTGTACGCGCACCTGATCGGCCTGCATGCCGGCTTCCACGACCGCAACCGCAGCGGCGAACTGGTCTCGCGCCTGTCGGCCGACAGCGAACTGCTGCGCGGGGTCATCGGCAGCACCATGTCGGTGGCGCTGCGCAGCACGGTCACCGCGATCGGCAGCGTGGTGATGCTGTGCGTGACCAGCCCGCACCTAGCCGCCTACACCCTGCTGGGCATTCCGCTGGCGGTGCTGCCGATCGTGCTCGGCGCGCGCCGCCTGCAGAAGATCTCGCGCGCCAGCCAGGACCGCGTCGCCGACGCCAACACCCTGGCCGCCGAGACCCTGGGCGCGGTGCGCACGGTGCAGGCGTACGCGCGCGAAGGCTACGAACGCGGCCGCTTCGGCGAGGCGCTGGCGCAGACCGTGGCGGTGGCGCGGCGCCGGGTCGGCGCGCAGGCGATGATCACCGCCGCGGCCATCGTGCTGATCTTCGGCGCCATCGTGCTGGTGCTGTGGTCGGGCGCGCACGAGGTCGCCGCCGGCGAACTGAGCGCCGGCGCACTCGGCCAGTTCGTGCTGTACGCGATGTTCGGCGGCGGCTCGGTGGCCTCGCTGGCCGAGGTCTGGAACGACCTGCAGCGCGCCGCCGGCGGCATGGGCCGCATCGCCGAGCTGTTCCAGGAGCGCCCCGAAGTGGTGGCGCCGGCGCAGCCGTGCGCGTTGCCGCAGCCGCTGCGCGGCGAGGTGCGCTTCGACAACGTCAGCTTCCGCTATCCGCAGCGCCCCGATCACCCGGCGCTGGACGGCTTCGACCTGCACGTGCGGCCCGGCGAGAGCGTGGCCCTGGTCGGCCCGTCCGGCGCCGGCAAGAGCACGGTGCTGGCGCTGCTGATGCGCTTCCACGATCCGCAATCGGGCAGCGTGCAGGTGGACGGCCTGGACCTGCGCACGCTGGACCCGTCGCAGCTGCGCGCGGCGATCGGACTGGTGCCGCAGCACCCGACCCTGTTCGCCGCCAGCGCCGCCGACAACATCCGCTACGGCCGGCTCGAGGCCAGCGAGGCCGAGGTCGAGGCCGCCGCGCGCGCGGCCGAAGCCGATACGTTCCTGCAGCAACTGCCCGACGGCTACGCCAGCGAACTGGGCGAACGCGGCGCACGCCTGTCCGGCGGCCAGCAGCAGCGCATCGCCATCGCCCGCGCCCTGCTCAAGGACGCGCCGATCCTGCTGCTGGACGAGGCCACCAGCGCGCTGGACGCGCAGAGCGAACATGCCGTGCAGCATGCGGTGGAGCGGCTGATGGCCGGGCGCACCACCCTGGTGATCGCGCATCGCCTGGCCACCGTGCTCAAGGCCGACCGCATCGTGGTGATGGACCACGGCCGCATCATCGCCCAGGGCACGCATGCGCAGCTGCTGGCGCAGGGCGGGCTGTACGCGGAGCTTGCTCGGCTGCAGTTCATCGACTGA